Proteins from a single region of Polyangiaceae bacterium:
- a CDS encoding bacteriohemerythrin, with the protein MSLFAWKDEYSVKVPSIDAQHKKLVELLNELHEAMAQGKSTEHLGHVLGGLIKYTAEHFAYEERLFAQSGYPHAKEHALEHERLKKQVLDFQKKFASGQARISIELLRFLKDWTSSHILGSDKRYSAHLVQAKVR; encoded by the coding sequence ATGTCACTGTTTGCGTGGAAAGACGAGTATTCCGTCAAGGTTCCTTCGATCGACGCCCAGCACAAGAAGCTGGTGGAACTTCTGAACGAGCTGCACGAGGCCATGGCGCAGGGGAAGAGCACGGAGCATCTTGGACACGTGCTGGGTGGGCTCATCAAGTACACCGCGGAGCACTTCGCCTACGAGGAGAGGCTCTTCGCCCAGTCCGGGTATCCTCACGCCAAAGAACACGCTTTGGAGCACGAGCGCCTGAAGAAGCAGGTACTCGACTTTCAGAAGAAGTTTGCGAGCGGTCAAGCCCGCATCAGCATCGAGCTGCTGAGGTTCCTCAAGGACTGGACGAGCAGCCACATCCTCGGTTCCGACAAGCGCTACAGCGCGCACCTCGTGCAGGCGAAGGTCCGCTAG
- a CDS encoding SUMF1/EgtB/PvdO family nonheme iron enzyme — MSCRRVPTSDAAATEAPGASAASTGELAAADEAAVRGAAAKEPAAVAVSDTAPGANAVAKETNLVAAPTAALDPPGFRSFDDPAARLPPRPKRPAYTANDDACPEGMVLVEGLRCTVPVQECLEWVDEPGKPNRACGRFREPSRCAGARHPMRFCIDRTEYTPEGWALPLVHVSWNEASLVCSQMGKRLCSEGEWEFACEGPDATPYPYGYVRDGARCNHDRDELFTPRGKLIDRRRGALDTPDCKSPFGVLNLVGNVDEWTTRPENEAPHRSILRGGWWLKGRNRCRASTSSHSEIYAGPQTGFRCCQAARRTAK, encoded by the coding sequence ATGTCGTGTCGACGAGTGCCGACCAGCGATGCTGCGGCGACCGAAGCTCCGGGCGCCTCGGCGGCGAGCACGGGAGAATTGGCTGCGGCAGATGAGGCTGCCGTGCGTGGCGCCGCTGCCAAGGAGCCTGCCGCCGTGGCGGTGTCGGACACGGCCCCCGGAGCCAATGCGGTAGCGAAGGAAACGAACCTGGTCGCTGCGCCAACTGCCGCGCTCGATCCACCGGGCTTTCGTTCCTTCGACGACCCTGCGGCCCGCTTGCCACCGCGTCCCAAGCGACCCGCTTACACGGCAAACGACGATGCTTGTCCCGAGGGCATGGTGTTGGTCGAGGGGCTGCGTTGCACCGTGCCAGTGCAGGAATGCTTGGAGTGGGTGGATGAGCCCGGCAAACCCAACCGCGCCTGCGGCCGCTTTCGCGAACCAAGCCGCTGCGCTGGAGCGCGCCACCCCATGCGCTTTTGCATCGATCGCACTGAGTACACCCCCGAGGGCTGGGCGCTGCCACTCGTGCATGTCTCTTGGAACGAGGCGTCTCTTGTCTGCTCACAAATGGGCAAGCGTCTCTGTAGCGAAGGCGAATGGGAATTCGCCTGTGAAGGCCCCGACGCGACGCCCTATCCCTACGGCTACGTGCGCGACGGCGCACGCTGCAATCACGACCGCGACGAACTGTTCACGCCGCGCGGCAAGCTGATCGATCGAAGACGCGGCGCCCTGGACACCCCCGACTGCAAGAGTCCTTTTGGCGTGCTCAACTTGGTTGGCAACGTCGACGAATGGACCACGCGCCCAGAAAACGAAGCGCCGCATCGCTCCATCCTGCGCGGGGGCTGGTGGCTCAAGGGCCGCAACCGCTGCCGCGCGTCCACGTCGAGTCACAGCGAGATCTACGCCGGGCCGCAAACCGGTTTCCGCTGCTGCCAAGCCGCGCGCCGCACGGCCAAGTGA
- a CDS encoding FHA domain-containing protein has translation MAWSAQDRAMWWSPLVLLPVVCAALLVVRAILARVSHVNPVLLDVTVARLCERGELPRLAKVCAAAGENTPASPIRAAVVAVQEREPTEGDTVLFEVARAAYAERHAQLRAQVAGTLRNSGILVVLAALPTGYTFVASHPSANLIRIAGVVAAVAFAYSAYLLEQVSSRGEHAVHPTLQAIVDARTALLPKGDGVYRTPGKITEPDAGLRLARVYDGADLVAEYPLPESGIVKIGRAENSHLRLDHPTVARMHAVLEVDGDDIAIIDLGSPPGLVIAGNRVNQAKLSPGTRVRIGALELVLSSAGVPAAPEPPAPAKQVAPACVHCGGTMRDLPLPDGLASVMAARACVKCKDVRLTARDAG, from the coding sequence ATGGCCTGGTCAGCGCAAGATCGCGCCATGTGGTGGTCGCCGCTCGTGCTGCTTCCGGTCGTTTGCGCGGCGCTGCTGGTAGTGCGCGCCATCCTAGCGCGAGTATCACACGTGAACCCGGTGTTGCTCGATGTCACCGTCGCCCGGTTGTGTGAAAGGGGGGAGCTGCCGAGGCTTGCCAAGGTCTGCGCGGCAGCAGGTGAGAACACCCCGGCGTCACCCATTCGCGCGGCGGTCGTCGCCGTGCAGGAGCGAGAACCGACCGAGGGGGACACGGTGCTCTTCGAGGTGGCGCGGGCCGCCTACGCGGAGCGCCACGCACAGCTGCGAGCGCAGGTCGCGGGTACACTGCGGAACAGTGGGATCCTGGTGGTGCTGGCGGCCCTTCCGACCGGCTACACCTTCGTCGCATCCCATCCCTCGGCGAACCTGATCCGCATTGCGGGCGTCGTGGCGGCCGTGGCGTTCGCCTACAGCGCATACTTGCTGGAGCAAGTTTCGTCTCGGGGTGAACACGCAGTCCATCCCACGCTGCAGGCGATCGTGGACGCGCGCACTGCGTTGCTTCCCAAGGGTGACGGCGTGTACCGAACCCCCGGCAAGATCACGGAGCCGGATGCCGGTCTGCGTCTGGCTCGGGTCTACGACGGCGCGGACCTGGTCGCCGAGTACCCCCTCCCCGAAAGTGGAATCGTCAAGATTGGGCGCGCGGAGAACTCGCACCTCCGACTCGACCACCCCACCGTCGCACGGATGCACGCGGTGTTGGAGGTGGACGGCGACGACATCGCGATCATCGATCTGGGCAGTCCGCCGGGACTGGTCATCGCAGGCAACCGCGTGAACCAGGCGAAGCTATCGCCCGGGACCCGGGTGCGGATCGGCGCGCTGGAACTGGTGCTGTCCTCGGCGGGAGTTCCGGCCGCGCCAGAGCCGCCCGCTCCTGCAAAGCAGGTCGCCCCCGCCTGCGTTCACTGCGGTGGAACCATGCGCGATCTACCGCTCCCGGACGGTCTGGCGTCGGTGATGGCCGCGCGCGCCTGCGTGAAGTGCAAGGACGTGCGCCTCACGGCCCGTGACGCGGGGTGA
- a CDS encoding DUF2378 family protein, producing MEIDLAGDFDFRAPDMGAPLNADLHRELMTGNRTVKGMFFEPLLRAMPERGGRNQRYVAFRSYPMSDYMELLIDAAKALHPDHPLREALRRVGHLGYPTFAESLIGRVIMGVLGDDLNAIMARAPRAYSVSIEPGEVRSLQLHNNHWRMAFIDMPNFVDCYQLGVVEGAIMHCGAEPSVRTCSLALDTAVFDVRWH from the coding sequence GTGGAGATCGATCTGGCCGGCGACTTCGACTTTCGCGCACCCGACATGGGTGCGCCACTGAACGCCGATCTGCACCGTGAGCTCATGACCGGGAACCGCACCGTCAAGGGCATGTTTTTCGAGCCGTTGCTGCGAGCGATGCCAGAGCGCGGTGGACGCAACCAGCGCTACGTCGCTTTTCGCTCCTATCCGATGTCGGACTACATGGAGCTCCTGATCGATGCCGCCAAGGCCCTTCACCCAGACCATCCCCTGCGCGAGGCACTACGCCGGGTGGGACACTTGGGCTACCCCACCTTTGCCGAAAGCCTGATCGGACGAGTGATCATGGGCGTCCTCGGCGATGACTTGAACGCGATCATGGCCCGGGCTCCTCGAGCTTACTCAGTGAGCATCGAACCGGGTGAGGTGCGGAGTCTTCAGCTCCACAACAACCATTGGCGCATGGCTTTCATCGACATGCCGAACTTCGTGGATTGCTACCAGCTCGGCGTGGTGGAGGGTGCGATCATGCACTGTGGCGCGGAGCCCAGCGTCCGCACTTGCTCCTTGGCGCTGGACACCGCGGTGTTCGACGTGCGCTGGCACTAG
- a CDS encoding peptidoglycan DD-metalloendopeptidase family protein, translated as MNRQPRAANLQLATGRRDAARHARTSCFSVFRALVYSLLLPEFIMRLLAFACALGLAACGSESDDAALGSAAGAAGASGSPQVETDAGWVDSGLGGAAGSAGAGGSSGAGGNVVDAGPTPDPCPRAEVHVAAGATLNVRPAPNTTQAPVGTLNDGEIVDVLAQVQGEAVSGNTLWFQIKSSAVTGFISANYATCTDKKPPVLSLNGFYLPLTCGKSAKISQGNFGSFSHKGNAAYAYDFSIGVGTPMVAMADGTVKYMYDKTGPGDPCYNGGDSSCFPYANYVVLKHADGTLTTYKHLSKVSVSLGQVIKRGTQIGLSGSTGFSTGPHAHVMHMNDCGQYNCPSIPLEFQDVPGDHVPDTGQTVTSGNCP; from the coding sequence GTGAACCGACAACCCCGTGCCGCCAACCTCCAGTTGGCGACAGGGCGTCGCGACGCAGCGCGGCACGCGCGCACCAGCTGTTTCAGCGTGTTCCGCGCCTTGGTGTATTCTTTGCTGCTACCAGAGTTCATCATGCGCCTCCTCGCCTTCGCCTGTGCCCTCGGCCTAGCAGCTTGCGGCTCCGAGTCCGACGATGCTGCCTTGGGAAGTGCCGCCGGGGCCGCGGGCGCTTCGGGATCGCCGCAAGTGGAGACCGATGCCGGTTGGGTCGACAGCGGCCTCGGAGGAGCAGCGGGAAGCGCGGGTGCTGGTGGCTCGAGCGGTGCGGGTGGAAACGTGGTCGACGCTGGGCCCACGCCGGACCCTTGTCCTCGTGCGGAAGTGCACGTCGCGGCGGGCGCGACCTTGAACGTGCGCCCTGCACCGAACACGACTCAGGCGCCCGTAGGCACGCTCAATGACGGCGAGATCGTCGACGTTCTCGCGCAGGTGCAAGGGGAAGCCGTCAGCGGCAACACGCTTTGGTTTCAAATCAAGTCCTCCGCGGTCACCGGCTTCATCTCGGCCAACTACGCGACGTGCACGGACAAGAAGCCGCCCGTGCTCAGTCTGAACGGATTCTACCTGCCGCTGACCTGCGGCAAGTCGGCGAAGATCAGTCAGGGCAACTTCGGAAGTTTCAGCCACAAGGGCAACGCGGCCTACGCTTACGACTTCTCCATCGGCGTCGGCACGCCCATGGTGGCGATGGCGGATGGCACCGTGAAGTACATGTACGACAAGACGGGGCCCGGTGACCCCTGCTACAACGGCGGCGACTCGTCGTGCTTTCCCTACGCCAACTACGTGGTGCTGAAGCACGCGGACGGCACGCTCACGACTTACAAGCATCTCAGCAAGGTCAGCGTCAGCTTGGGACAAGTGATCAAGCGCGGTACGCAGATCGGGCTGTCCGGCTCCACGGGCTTCTCCACGGGACCGCATGCCCACGTCATGCACATGAACGATTGCGGGCAGTACAACTGCCCGTCCATTCCGCTGGAGTTCCAGGACGTTCCCGGCGACCACGTGCCCGACACGGGGCAGACGGTGACGAGCGGCAACTGCCCTTGA
- a CDS encoding DUF1566 domain-containing protein, with translation MAIRSCVPILFLVCLTLACSSKSSSRSTSSGGSAGASGAAGGGSGGTAGSGGTSGSAGASGSSGMGGNACGLGPDAGPIGKWPDSKTKFCTGACGPGEDGSSQIHVPVYATNGNEVTDPITGLVWQKNYGVPRPWIQAEPYCMALGSGWRVPSRVEVVSLLDHGAAYALPAEFDMPGDNPNLWTSTTTAKVDDAWVINVQNGDAGTWHKTTDFPVRCVKGPALTAAPFTSDSSCGVVSSVSTGLMWERSPADAKHSWSAALDHCATLAVAGLDDWRVPTAKELATIVDDTTQFPAVSPTAFAGTHPEPYWSSTPYFSLSSEARFVNFNDGTNFDGSDPNKPFADTLRVRCVRNLP, from the coding sequence ATGGCGATACGTTCTTGCGTGCCGATTCTCTTCCTCGTGTGTCTGACCCTTGCCTGCTCGTCCAAGAGCAGTAGCCGTTCCACGAGCTCGGGAGGCAGCGCTGGCGCCAGCGGCGCAGCTGGGGGCGGTAGCGGCGGCACAGCGGGTAGCGGTGGCACGAGCGGCAGCGCCGGCGCGAGCGGTAGCAGCGGCATGGGAGGCAACGCTTGTGGACTCGGCCCCGACGCGGGTCCGATCGGTAAGTGGCCCGACTCGAAGACGAAGTTTTGCACGGGCGCGTGCGGACCCGGGGAAGACGGAAGCTCGCAGATCCACGTCCCGGTCTATGCGACCAACGGCAACGAGGTCACGGACCCTATCACCGGATTGGTGTGGCAGAAGAACTATGGCGTGCCGCGCCCATGGATTCAGGCAGAGCCCTACTGCATGGCCTTGGGAAGCGGCTGGCGCGTCCCCTCCCGTGTAGAGGTCGTCTCGCTGCTGGATCACGGTGCAGCCTACGCCCTGCCTGCGGAGTTCGACATGCCAGGCGACAATCCCAACCTGTGGACGTCGACGACGACTGCGAAGGTCGATGACGCCTGGGTGATCAACGTGCAGAACGGCGACGCAGGCACTTGGCACAAGACCACGGATTTTCCGGTTCGCTGCGTGAAGGGTCCCGCCCTGACAGCTGCACCGTTTACGTCGGACTCCAGCTGCGGGGTGGTGTCGAGTGTGAGCACGGGGTTGATGTGGGAACGCTCGCCGGCAGACGCGAAGCACTCGTGGAGCGCCGCCTTGGACCACTGCGCGACGCTCGCCGTAGCGGGTCTCGACGACTGGCGCGTGCCGACGGCAAAGGAGCTTGCCACCATCGTCGATGACACCACGCAGTTTCCCGCCGTTTCTCCGACCGCCTTCGCCGGTACCCACCCAGAACCCTACTGGAGCTCAACCCCCTACTTTTCGCTGTCGAGCGAGGCGCGGTTCGTCAACTTCAACGATGGCACCAACTTCGACGGCAGCGACCCCAACAAGCCTTTTGCCGACACGCTCAGGGTGCGTTGCGTGCGCAACTTGCCTTGA
- a CDS encoding DUF1566 domain-containing protein, translated as MSSRLAWLIVPVVCLAGGCSSKSKGSSPSAGGSAGASGGGGTTGGAGGGGGTSGSGGASGTGGASGTGGASGSGGAAGTCGISLDAGPIGQWPDSLTKFCAGGSCTAGEDGSKQIHVPSFTVNGNEITDAITGLVWQKDYGPEAEWPDVDAYCTGLGTNWRVPSRLEVISLLDHGAGYAVPVEFDAIPGINANVWTATEDAKNPSGQAWVVSESNGNFGTWGKTGSLSKFRARCVKGPLLTAAPFALDAPCGVVTSISTGLMWERAPENAKYSWSGALAHCESLSFAGFDDWRVPTAKELSTIVDDQADSPAISEAVFGTTPPEPYWTSTPYQPKPSEARFINFADGSGYLFVAPSKPFSETYRARCVRNLP; from the coding sequence ATGTCGAGTCGCTTGGCCTGGCTGATAGTTCCCGTCGTCTGTTTGGCTGGCGGCTGTTCATCAAAAAGCAAGGGGAGTTCTCCAAGCGCGGGAGGCAGCGCTGGCGCGAGCGGCGGAGGGGGAACAACGGGCGGTGCAGGCGGTGGCGGCGGCACGAGCGGGAGCGGCGGCGCGAGCGGCACTGGCGGCGCGAGCGGCACTGGCGGCGCGAGCGGTAGCGGAGGCGCGGCAGGCACCTGCGGTATTTCACTCGATGCGGGACCGATTGGGCAGTGGCCGGATTCGCTCACGAAGTTTTGTGCGGGGGGAAGCTGCACAGCGGGAGAAGACGGCAGCAAGCAGATTCACGTGCCCAGCTTCACGGTGAACGGCAATGAGATCACTGACGCCATCACCGGGCTGGTGTGGCAAAAGGACTATGGGCCCGAGGCGGAGTGGCCCGACGTGGACGCCTACTGCACTGGCCTTGGGACGAATTGGCGCGTGCCCTCCCGCCTCGAGGTGATTTCGCTACTAGATCACGGGGCGGGCTACGCAGTTCCAGTCGAGTTTGACGCCATTCCCGGCATCAATGCCAATGTCTGGACCGCGACTGAGGACGCAAAGAACCCAAGTGGACAGGCGTGGGTGGTAAGCGAATCAAACGGAAACTTCGGCACCTGGGGTAAGACAGGCTCGCTATCCAAGTTTCGTGCACGCTGCGTGAAAGGACCCTTGCTGACCGCAGCTCCGTTTGCGCTGGACGCACCCTGCGGCGTCGTCACGAGCATCAGTACTGGACTCATGTGGGAACGTGCACCCGAGAATGCGAAGTACTCGTGGTCGGGAGCTCTAGCTCACTGCGAGTCTCTTTCTTTCGCGGGTTTCGACGATTGGCGCGTTCCGACGGCCAAAGAGCTTTCCACGATCGTTGACGACCAAGCAGACTCTCCAGCGATCTCCGAGGCCGTCTTCGGGACCACACCGCCCGAGCCCTATTGGACTTCGACGCCCTACCAACCGAAGCCATCGGAGGCTCGATTCATCAACTTTGCCGACGGCTCAGGCTATCTCTTCGTCGCACCGAGCAAGCCCTTCAGCGAAACCTATCGCGCCCGCTGCGTACGCAACCTGCCATGA